A window of [Clostridium] innocuum genomic DNA:
GATATGGAAGGAGATAAAAGCAATTTCATCCTCATTCAAAATGATGTCATACATATCCTTAAACTGCTGTGCGATATAAACGGCAATATCATAGATCAGGGGATAGGTCGATTTTATCTTTGCCGTCAGCGGATTTTTAGCATAGTAATTATGCTCTACGCGATTAAACAGATTCTTGACATGAATCGTAAACTTTGCGATAAATTCCTCATCAAAGGGGTCCAGAAGATAGCATTCCTCCACATTGTGTATAACGGTATGGGCGATATCTATATACCTCTGTTCAATGAAGGAGGAAATGTTGGAGCCGTTAATGAAGGAATAATCGATCATCGTGGTGTTATTCATAATAATCAGGGTAAGATTATATAATTCCGCATCATTGATCTGTATCGCATATGCCTCTTCAATATATTCCCGGATTTCTCTTGCCACCGTATACTGCGGCGTTTCGAAAAACGGTGTGAGGTCCACCTGCTCATGCAGGATACAGCTGCTGCGGATGCGATCGATCATCACAATCAAATGCAGGGCTGTATTGTTCAGCGTATAGTCATTCGCAAACAGATTGTTGCGTGAAAAAATATCGGAAAGATTCTTCCGGAAATCCCAGAAGTGATAATGATAGGTCAGCAGCCGCACTTCATCCTTTAAAACAAAATTATCATAGGAATCACTGGTAATCAGCCGGCTCATCAGCTGGCGCTTTTCTTTTTCACTGCCATCGATAAATAGCATATCCTTTTCCTTGCGAATACCGATCTGATAGGCGGATATCATTTTGCGAATACTGCGGATATCGTTATCCACTGTAGATTCACTGACATAAAGCTCCTGTGCCAGATCAAAGATATCAATGCCGTTCTTGGAGGAAATCAGCTTCTGTATTATCAGATTCTGCCGTGTCTGCGGGGTTTCCAGATTATGCTTTCCGCTCTCCCGATAACGCAGATACTGCTCCGTGCTGCTTAGCTTATAGCCCTTGTTTGTGGAAATGACCAGTGGTTCTTCGACATGCTCTTCATTCAGGATACTGATGTATTTGCGAATCTGGCGGGTGGAAACGTGAAGCAGTTGGGAAAGCTCAGCTGCGGAAATCCAGCTTTCATAGTGATGCCATAAATAATCCAGCAATGTCGATATATTATCTTTCATGTTCAATCACTCTCCTGCCTTATCCCCCTGTAAACAATGATAGTATTACATGATAAGTATACGTGAATTCGAAAATCCGCTCAACTTAAAAAAGTTCCGTGCGCTAGGAACTTTTAAAATTTGTCTGTTTCGGCTGCATTCGTTATACTGAGGGTGTCGATAAGAAAGGAGGGCAGTCACACTGATTGGTATAAGAAAAAGAGACATATCACACGCTGAATCGCTTCAGCCAAGTACGGGAATACTTTGATACATCTCTTCTATATTCTAACACCAATCCAGAAAAATTTCATTCATTATTAAAAAAAGTCCGTAGAATGTTAAGAAGCTTACGGACACAAAGGAGATCATTATGAAAAACATTTTATTAGTTTGCGGTACAGGAGCCAGTAGCGGCTTTATGGCGAAGAACATCCGACAGGCCGCAAAAGCACGCAACATCGAAATCGGAGTAAAGGCACGAAGTGATTCTGTTGTAGAGGACTACATCGAGGATATCGACCTGCTGCTGGTAGGTCCGCATCTGAGCTATATGCTGCAGGATCTGGAGGACATCGCAGAGCCCCATGGCGTAGCTGTACAAATCATACCGA
This region includes:
- a CDS encoding transcription antiterminator, translating into MKDNISTLLDYLWHHYESWISAAELSQLLHVSTRQIRKYISILNEEHVEEPLVISTNKGYKLSSTEQYLRYRESGKHNLETPQTRQNLIIQKLISSKNGIDIFDLAQELYVSESTVDNDIRSIRKMISAYQIGIRKEKDMLFIDGSEKEKRQLMSRLITSDSYDNFVLKDEVRLLTYHYHFWDFRKNLSDIFSRNNLFANDYTLNNTALHLIVMIDRIRSSCILHEQVDLTPFFETPQYTVAREIREYIEEAYAIQINDAELYNLTLIIMNNTTMIDYSFINGSNISSFIEQRYIDIAHTVIHNVEECYLLDPFDEEFIAKFTIHVKNLFNRVEHNYYAKNPLTAKIKSTYPLIYDIAVYIAQQFKDMYDIILNEDEIAFISFHIGSYFENNVQSKNKLTVLFLYADYYSLHQNTLEKISRRFEDKVTIKYAMSIHSYQPSLLHADLIISTVETPFPQPSIIIHPFLIEKDMNQLENTITKMLAEKNKNKLKEFLFNLFDPRLFYTNMNMDRTQLIQTLCNDAIRLDYADASFTTDVFAREHMSSTAFEDAAVPHSLASNAKKSFISVVLCPQGMEWGTHEVHIVTLLGVHDDSRKLFAQIFDHLIEILSEPSFLNELVTCQDYDSFIQKLTHYMDAVDV
- a CDS encoding PTS sugar transporter subunit IIB translates to MKNILLVCGTGASSGFMAKNIRQAAKARNIEIGVKARSDSVVEDYIEDIDLLLVGPHLSYMLQDLEDIAEPHGVAVQIIPKDAYGELDGDAVLDFALPFLED